A genomic region of [Eubacterium] eligens ATCC 27750 contains the following coding sequences:
- a CDS encoding DUF4422 domain-containing protein — MNKDIKIIIAAHKKYDMPSDKMYIPVQVGSEGKKDIGYQRDNIGENISAKNPMYCELTGLYWAWKNLDADYIGLAHYRRHFKGKNKSANIMDNVLSYKEASDLLDKHDILVTKKRNYIIETLYSHYAHTHHVETLDCTRDVIKDIYPDYLDSFDKTMKKTHMHAFNMFVMKKELLNDYCDWLFNILFEVEKRLKDKTYDAFQARYPGRLSEMLLDVWINKNELGYKEVPFMYTEKIDRVKKVKSFLKAKFLKQKYNGSF, encoded by the coding sequence ATGAATAAAGATATTAAAATTATTATTGCGGCACATAAAAAGTATGATATGCCAAGTGACAAGATGTATATCCCTGTTCAGGTAGGTTCAGAGGGAAAGAAAGATATTGGTTATCAGAGGGATAATATAGGTGAGAATATTTCAGCAAAGAACCCTATGTATTGTGAATTAACTGGTTTGTATTGGGCATGGAAGAACCTTGATGCTGATTATATAGGTTTGGCACATTACAGAAGACACTTCAAGGGAAAGAATAAATCTGCAAATATAATGGATAATGTTCTTTCTTATAAAGAAGCATCGGATTTATTAGACAAGCATGACATACTTGTCACAAAGAAAAGAAATTATATAATTGAAACTCTGTATAGTCATTATGCACACACACATCATGTTGAAACACTTGATTGTACAAGAGATGTAATAAAGGACATTTATCCAGACTATCTTGATTCTTTTGATAAAACTATGAAGAAAACACATATGCATGCATTTAATATGTTTGTTATGAAAAAGGAACTGTTAAATGATTATTGCGACTGGTTATTTAATATTTTATTTGAAGTTGAAAAAAGATTGAAAGATAAAACATATGATGCATTTCAGGCCAGATATCCAGGTCGTTTGAGTGAAATGCTGTTAGATGTATGGATTAATAAGAATGAATTAGGTTATAAAGAAGTGCCTTTCATGTATACAGAAAAAATTGACAGAGTTAAGAAAGTTAAGTCCTTCTTAAAGGCTAAGTTCTTAAAACAAAAATATAATGGTAGTTTTTAA
- a CDS encoding glycosyltransferase family 1 protein: protein MCIKVLVFGMTDNPGGMESCVMNYYRNIDNKQVHFDFLCNWEHMVYEDEVKSNGSVVYTIPQKSSDFKAYKKAMHDFFSQHAKDYDVLWYNTCTLANIDYLMYAKKYGIKKRIIHAHNSGNETSKLRGILHYINKTRLKKYATDYWSCSMSASNYFYNNKIIMSHRHHVINNAIQVKQYAYNEHVRNDMREELGLKDKYVIGHVGRFQYQKNHEFLIDIFNEYLKLDSDAFLMLVGQGENEGVIRDKVKELGIQDNVMFMGVRSDVHKLMQVMDVFLLPSRFEGLPLVLVEAQAAGLKCFTSKDVVSDECNVTQSVRFISLDSGAKVWADNILSFKEDTEFISRDDYAYKVTQAGFDINAETDKIKKYLNE, encoded by the coding sequence ATGTGCATTAAAGTATTAGTGTTTGGAATGACAGACAATCCGGGTGGAATGGAAAGCTGTGTAATGAATTATTACCGTAATATTGATAACAAACAGGTTCATTTTGATTTTTTGTGTAATTGGGAGCACATGGTATATGAAGATGAGGTTAAGTCAAATGGGTCGGTTGTATACACTATTCCACAGAAAAGCAGTGATTTCAAAGCATACAAGAAGGCTATGCATGATTTCTTCAGCCAGCATGCAAAAGATTATGATGTGTTATGGTATAATACATGTACATTAGCTAATATCGACTACCTTATGTATGCTAAAAAATATGGAATAAAGAAAAGAATAATCCATGCACATAACTCAGGAAATGAGACATCTAAATTAAGAGGAATACTTCATTATATTAATAAAACAAGGTTAAAAAAATATGCAACTGATTATTGGAGCTGTTCAATGTCAGCTTCTAATTATTTTTATAATAATAAGATTATAATGTCACATAGGCATCATGTTATAAATAATGCGATACAGGTTAAACAGTATGCCTATAATGAGCATGTCAGAAATGATATGAGAGAAGAACTTGGACTTAAGGACAAATATGTGATTGGACATGTCGGCAGATTTCAATATCAGAAAAATCATGAATTCCTTATTGATATTTTTAATGAATATTTGAAATTGGATTCGGATGCATTTTTAATGCTAGTAGGACAGGGGGAGAACGAGGGCGTCATCAGAGACAAGGTTAAAGAGCTTGGCATACAAGATAATGTGATGTTTATGGGAGTTCGTTCAGATGTCCATAAGCTTATGCAGGTTATGGATGTATTTTTACTGCCATCAAGATTTGAAGGACTTCCATTAGTGTTAGTGGAGGCACAGGCGGCAGGATTAAAATGCTTTACATCAAAAGATGTAGTTTCGGATGAATGTAATGTAACCCAAAGCGTCAGATTTATTTCATTAGATAGTGGTGCGAAGGTCTGGGCAGATAATATTTTATCGTTTAAGGAAGATACTGAATTCATATCAAGAGATGATTATGCATATAAAGTAACTCAAGCAGGATTTGATATTAATGCGGAAACAGATAAAATAAAAAAGTATTTAAATGAATAG
- a CDS encoding galactofuranosyltransferase, giving the protein MYEIADYVIAHNSKMKRYLIEHGVEESKIYELGIFDYLTNINPNNKSIRYSKTLNIAGNLDANKSNYIRELNGVDKTINFNLYGLNFDKNVLTSEAIHYKGAFPSDEIPSQLTEGFGLVWDGNTASCCAGNTGEYLKYNNPHKLSLYMVSGLPVVIWSQAAEAEFVKCNNVGLVVDSIEDFSIKFDNLSENDYYKMVENAKNVSYKLRNGEYLRKVIQDIIKDLK; this is encoded by the coding sequence ATGTATGAAATAGCAGATTATGTTATTGCACATAACAGTAAAATGAAAAGATATCTTATTGAACATGGGGTTGAAGAAAGTAAAATATATGAATTGGGAATCTTTGATTATTTAACAAATATTAATCCAAATAATAAAAGCATAAGATATTCAAAAACATTAAATATTGCTGGAAATTTAGATGCGAATAAGAGTAATTATATTAGGGAGTTAAATGGTGTAGATAAAACAATTAACTTTAATCTATATGGACTTAATTTTGATAAAAATGTTTTGACATCTGAGGCAATTCACTATAAAGGAGCATTTCCTTCAGATGAAATACCTTCACAGTTAACTGAGGGATTTGGACTTGTATGGGATGGTAATACCGCTAGTTGTTGTGCAGGAAATACAGGTGAATATTTAAAATATAATAATCCTCATAAACTTTCTTTATATATGGTATCAGGTCTTCCAGTTGTTATATGGAGTCAGGCGGCAGAGGCAGAATTTGTAAAATGTAATAATGTAGGATTGGTGGTAGATAGTATAGAGGATTTTAGCATTAAATTTGATAATTTAAGTGAAAATGATTATTATAAAATGGTGGAAAATGCAAAAAATGTTTCATACAAATTAAGAAATGGTGAATATCTAAGAAAGGTAATACAAGATATTATAAAAGATTTAAAATAA
- a CDS encoding flippase: MGKQKSLKLNFIMNAILTMSSFLFPLITFPYVSRVLLPAGTGRVSFANSVITYFVMISQLGIPTYGIRACAVVRDNREKLKKTVNELLIINTVMSVFAYVVFFAALFSVPRLRSDKTLFVVMSLLIFFNTIGVEWLYKALEYYTYITVRSIIFKFIALIAMFVLIHDVNDYVIYGGISIFAASASNVFNFIRLRKIVGSEKVGKLDFKQHLKPVFTFFIISCATTIYTNLDNVMLGFMKDDVEVGYYNAATKIKNILVSIVTSLGTVLMPRASYYIQQDMWDEFYALSKKAIKFVLLAATSMMVYFMIFAREGVLFLSGDAFEGAIMPMIIIMPTLLFIGLTNIMGIQMLIPMGQENAVMISTFVGAIVDLVLNTILIPQLGANGAAIGTLAAELVVLIVQMVYLRKDISFLYAKQSYIKILLALVISSAVAYIIKILSVGIFIKLVISAIVFFGIYVVALYLMKEEIVRDNADKVIKKVFKRNK, translated from the coding sequence ATGGGTAAACAAAAGTCATTAAAACTTAATTTTATAATGAATGCAATACTCACCATGTCCAGTTTTTTATTTCCCTTGATTACATTTCCGTATGTATCAAGGGTTTTATTACCGGCAGGAACAGGCAGGGTATCATTTGCTAATTCAGTAATTACATATTTTGTGATGATATCACAGCTTGGTATACCTACATATGGTATAAGAGCATGTGCTGTGGTGAGAGATAACAGGGAAAAACTGAAAAAGACAGTGAATGAACTGCTTATAATTAACACGGTTATGAGCGTATTTGCATATGTTGTATTTTTTGCAGCGTTATTCAGTGTACCAAGATTAAGAAGTGATAAGACTCTTTTTGTAGTTATGAGTTTGCTCATATTCTTTAATACAATAGGCGTTGAATGGCTGTATAAGGCATTGGAGTATTATACATATATAACGGTACGTTCAATAATATTCAAATTTATAGCCTTGATAGCAATGTTTGTATTAATTCATGATGTGAATGATTATGTTATTTATGGAGGAATCTCTATATTTGCGGCATCAGCATCGAATGTATTTAACTTTATAAGGCTTAGAAAAATCGTTGGAAGTGAAAAAGTTGGCAAACTGGATTTCAAACAACATTTAAAACCAGTATTTACATTCTTTATAATATCATGTGCTACGACTATATATACTAATCTGGATAATGTCATGCTTGGATTTATGAAGGATGATGTAGAAGTTGGATATTATAATGCTGCTACTAAGATAAAGAATATACTGGTAAGTATAGTTACATCCTTAGGAACAGTTCTTATGCCTAGAGCATCTTATTATATACAGCAGGATATGTGGGATGAATTTTATGCATTGTCCAAGAAGGCAATTAAATTTGTATTACTGGCGGCTACCTCAATGATGGTATATTTTATGATATTTGCGAGAGAGGGCGTATTATTTTTGTCAGGAGATGCATTTGAGGGTGCAATAATGCCTATGATAATAATAATGCCAACATTATTATTTATTGGACTTACTAATATTATGGGCATTCAGATGCTTATCCCTATGGGGCAGGAAAATGCGGTAATGATATCAACATTTGTTGGCGCAATTGTTGATTTAGTTCTTAATACCATACTTATACCACAGCTTGGAGCTAATGGTGCAGCTATTGGTACATTAGCAGCAGAGCTTGTAGTTTTGATTGTACAGATGGTATACCTGAGAAAAGATATTTCATTCTTGTATGCAAAGCAGAGTTATATTAAAATATTATTGGCGCTGGTTATTTCATCAGCGGTTGCTTATATTATAAAAATACTTTCAGTAGGAATATTTATAAAACTTGTTATATCAGCGATAGTTTTCTTTGGCATATATGTTGTGGCATTATATCTTATGAAAGAAGAAATTGTAAGGGATAATGCAGATAAAGTTATTAAAAAAGTTTTCAAAAGAAATAAATAA
- the glf gene encoding UDP-galactopyranose mutase encodes MYDYLVVGSGLYGAIFAHEAKKAGKSVLVVDKRPNIAGNIYTEKQEGINVHMYGAHIFHTNNKKVWDYITQFAEFNRFTNSPVANYKGELYSMPFNMYTFNKMWGVVTPEEAAAKIEEQKKEITGEPKNLEEQAISLVGRDIYEKLVKGYTEKQWGRDCKELPAFIIKRLPVRLTFDNNYFNALYQGIPMGGYTKMIENILDGIEVRLNTDYLEHKEELDAIADKVVYTGPIDAYFDYKLGTLEYRSVRFENETLDKPNFQGNAAVNYTDRETPWTRIIEHKWFEFGKDEDGNDLPKTIISREYSSEWKPGDEPYYPVNDEKNGKLYEEYKKLADSEDKVIFGGRLGEYKYYDMDTTIASVLDKCESVFGK; translated from the coding sequence ATGTACGATTATTTAGTAGTAGGTTCAGGATTATATGGAGCAATATTTGCACATGAAGCTAAGAAAGCAGGAAAATCAGTGCTTGTAGTAGATAAAAGACCTAATATAGCAGGTAATATCTATACAGAAAAGCAGGAAGGAATTAATGTACATATGTATGGTGCTCATATTTTCCATACTAACAATAAAAAAGTATGGGATTATATAACACAATTTGCAGAATTTAACAGATTTACTAACAGCCCTGTTGCTAACTATAAGGGTGAATTATATTCAATGCCTTTTAATATGTATACATTTAATAAAATGTGGGGAGTTGTTACTCCAGAAGAAGCTGCAGCTAAGATTGAGGAGCAGAAGAAGGAGATAACAGGTGAGCCTAAGAATCTTGAAGAGCAGGCAATATCATTAGTCGGACGTGATATATATGAGAAGCTTGTAAAAGGTTATACAGAAAAACAGTGGGGAAGAGACTGCAAAGAGCTTCCAGCATTTATCATTAAGAGATTACCGGTAAGACTTACATTTGATAATAATTACTTTAATGCATTATATCAGGGAATTCCTATGGGCGGTTATACTAAGATGATTGAGAATATTCTTGATGGAATTGAGGTAAGACTTAATACAGATTATCTTGAACATAAAGAAGAACTTGATGCTATTGCAGACAAGGTTGTATATACAGGTCCGATAGATGCTTATTTTGATTATAAGTTAGGTACATTGGAGTACAGATCTGTAAGATTTGAAAATGAGACACTGGACAAGCCTAATTTTCAGGGAAATGCAGCTGTAAATTATACAGACAGAGAAACACCATGGACTCGTATTATTGAGCATAAGTGGTTTGAATTTGGTAAGGATGAGGATGGAAATGATTTACCTAAGACTATAATCAGCCGTGAGTATTCATCAGAATGGAAACCAGGGGATGAACCATATTATCCGGTTAATGATGAAAAGAATGGTAAGCTATATGAAGAATATAAGAAACTTGCTGATTCAGAAGATAAGGTCATATTCGGTGGACGTCTTGGTGAGTATAAGTATTATGATATGGATACAACAATAGCTTCTGTTCTTGATAAATGTGAGAGTGTTTTTGGAAAATAG
- a CDS encoding glycosyltransferase family 2 protein: protein MKQTDISVIIPAHNASDYIERAIKSIITQTDMSWEIIIVENGSTDDTYIKSMKYAEKYSNINIFQSEKGVSKARNYGLKKATGKWICFLDADDYIYPDAFNEIYKYMEDESDLILFGHNSETHMVKGKCVKFDGNEEYQNLRCEMIKNPTQNMTVWGKLFKHQIIEKNKIEFDEQLELAEDSDFTFRYMQNASKALRITSQLYHYSKDNASTVRTYKAGSEEKYIKSLNHTKEYTIKDTKEIQEAYNQYIIANLLIILVHDIYCHENPESSKQRRNHLKKLVRENIFSEAIKNIKFSDCRNIRMIPALCLKLKMYFLTIIMIKIRVYQNTK from the coding sequence GTGAAACAGACAGATATTAGTGTAATTATACCTGCACATAATGCATCCGATTATATCGAAAGAGCTATAAAAAGTATTATTACGCAGACAGATATGTCGTGGGAGATTATTATTGTAGAGAATGGTTCAACGGATGATACATATATTAAAAGTATGAAATATGCTGAAAAATATTCTAATATAAATATCTTCCAAAGTGAAAAAGGTGTATCAAAGGCACGTAATTATGGATTGAAAAAAGCAACAGGAAAATGGATATGTTTTTTGGATGCAGATGATTATATTTATCCAGATGCTTTTAATGAGATTTATAAATATATGGAAGATGAATCGGATTTGATATTATTTGGTCATAATAGTGAGACACATATGGTAAAAGGTAAATGTGTTAAATTTGATGGCAACGAGGAATATCAGAATTTAAGATGTGAAATGATAAAAAATCCTACACAGAATATGACAGTCTGGGGAAAGCTTTTCAAACATCAGATTATTGAAAAGAATAAAATTGAATTTGATGAACAATTGGAACTGGCAGAAGATAGTGATTTTACATTTCGATATATGCAGAATGCATCGAAAGCATTAAGAATTACTTCACAATTATATCATTACTCTAAAGATAATGCATCAACAGTTAGAACATACAAAGCAGGATCGGAAGAAAAGTACATTAAGTCTTTAAATCATACGAAAGAATATACGATAAAGGATACTAAGGAAATACAAGAAGCTTATAATCAGTATATAATAGCTAATTTATTGATTATATTAGTGCATGATATATATTGTCACGAGAATCCTGAATCATCAAAACAAAGAAGAAATCATTTAAAGAAGTTAGTGCGGGAAAATATTTTTTCAGAAGCAATTAAAAATATAAAATTTAGTGATTGCAGGAACATCAGGATGATACCAGCATTATGTCTCAAACTAAAAATGTATTTCTTAACTATTATTATGATTAAAATAAGAGTGTACCAGAATACAAAATGA
- a CDS encoding acyltransferase, whose translation MTNNRIIKLDIARTFAIICVVLCHCSQMVYTQQSVLIKDLGFMSRVFFMATFTIGRLGVPIFLYLSGVLLLEKSIEKDEDIFRFYKNNLLPLLIVNEVWIVIYNVYNIFVLKGTFLVTNFIKELLLLKNSDMLNMWYMPMIIGVYIGVPFLAKIVKSFSFKSFKPIMIVMFIFFFIVPALNVFSSIFGINQTFGSGMNVAYMGGTYGLYLLVGYYIYNRKCDRLKNWMLVVLSLISFFIILYVEVYSLYNAYGSIYYVWYDFPFLLICTGGLFVLFTRIKDEYVNKNIARLFTYISRISMGIYFVHSLIILAEIKYIGQMTGKLSLDVFLLMAITIITSVFIVWIFSKNRCLRKYMFMIK comes from the coding sequence ATGACAAATAATAGAATTATAAAGCTTGATATAGCGAGAACATTTGCAATAATATGTGTTGTTCTTTGCCATTGCAGCCAGATGGTATATACACAGCAAAGTGTGCTTATAAAAGACCTTGGCTTTATGTCACGAGTATTTTTTATGGCAACATTTACTATAGGAAGGTTGGGAGTTCCGATATTTTTATATCTTTCAGGAGTTTTACTGTTGGAAAAATCAATAGAAAAAGATGAAGATATATTCCGTTTTTATAAAAATAATTTATTACCATTATTAATTGTTAATGAAGTATGGATTGTGATATACAATGTATATAATATTTTTGTCCTAAAAGGAACTTTTTTAGTGACGAATTTTATAAAGGAATTACTGCTTTTAAAAAATTCAGACATGTTAAATATGTGGTATATGCCAATGATAATTGGTGTATATATTGGAGTTCCATTTTTAGCTAAAATTGTTAAAAGTTTTTCTTTTAAATCATTTAAACCTATTATGATTGTTATGTTTATTTTCTTTTTTATTGTACCAGCATTGAATGTGTTTTCATCCATATTTGGTATTAACCAGACATTTGGTTCAGGGATGAATGTGGCATACATGGGGGGTACATACGGTTTATATCTTCTTGTGGGGTATTACATATATAATAGGAAATGTGACAGATTGAAAAATTGGATGCTGGTAGTTTTATCTTTAATTAGTTTCTTTATTATTTTATATGTTGAAGTTTATTCTTTATATAATGCATATGGATCTATATATTATGTATGGTATGATTTTCCTTTTCTGTTAATATGTACGGGGGGTTTATTTGTTCTTTTTACAAGAATTAAAGATGAATATGTAAATAAAAACATAGCCAGATTATTTACATATATAAGCAGAATAAGTATGGGGATATATTTTGTACATAGCTTGATAATATTGGCAGAGATAAAATATATAGGGCAAATGACTGGAAAATTATCATTAGATGTTTTTCTTCTTATGGCAATTACGATTATTACATCAGTGTTTATTGTGTGGATTTTTAGCAAGAATAGATGTTTGAGAAAATATATGTTTATGATAAAATAG
- a CDS encoding sugar transferase produces MFEYTNKTRDNIQNMILFFTDSLCMLLAYYISGVLWLIAYRKYSVYDTLSMLRGSFVTVLFAVIITALFVNVSSDFVIRGKFEELKSVLQKSLVFAACVAVYELIRKTSEIPRGVYIFTIIVGGILMYLTRYIVKWYLVARNKSKMHASRVILVTMKDRAQLDVKLINKDEDWVRTVAGIVIVDDNMVGEEFEGINVVANTHTMMRYIKNEVVDEVFIDLDYKLREQIRPMVMELEDMGIMVHLRVEVLDSFKDFDTSLGHLGRIPVITFANRIFDYKELLVKRCIDIFGGIIGIVIMFIAMIFVAPALKLESKGPLFFKQKRVGKNGRYFYIYKFRSMYVDAEDRLKDLMEQNEMSGLMFKMTDDPRITKVGKFIRKTSIDELPQFINVLKGDMSLVGTRPPTVNEFKQYEGHHKRRLSMKPGLTGMWQAYGRNTVQDFEDVVKMDLEYIDNWNIGLDFRIIFKTILTVITVGGK; encoded by the coding sequence ATGTTTGAATATACTAATAAAACAAGAGACAATATACAGAATATGATATTGTTCTTTACGGATTCGCTATGTATGCTGCTTGCTTATTACATATCGGGTGTTTTGTGGCTTATAGCATACAGGAAATATAGTGTTTATGATACTTTGAGCATGTTGAGGGGTAGCTTTGTAACAGTATTGTTTGCAGTTATTATTACAGCTTTGTTTGTTAATGTAAGCTCAGATTTTGTAATAAGAGGGAAGTTTGAGGAATTAAAGTCTGTATTACAGAAGTCACTGGTATTTGCAGCGTGCGTGGCTGTATATGAATTGATTAGAAAGACATCGGAGATACCAAGAGGTGTATATATATTTACTATTATAGTTGGCGGGATTCTTATGTATCTCACCCGTTACATAGTAAAATGGTATCTTGTTGCACGTAATAAGAGCAAAATGCATGCATCAAGAGTTATTCTTGTTACGATGAAAGACAGGGCTCAGCTTGATGTCAAGCTTATTAATAAGGATGAAGACTGGGTAAGAACTGTCGCTGGTATTGTTATAGTTGATGACAATATGGTTGGAGAAGAATTTGAAGGTATTAATGTTGTAGCTAATACACATACCATGATGCGATATATCAAGAATGAAGTTGTTGATGAAGTATTTATTGATCTTGATTATAAACTCAGGGAACAGATAAGACCTATGGTTATGGAGCTTGAAGACATGGGCATTATGGTTCATTTAAGAGTTGAAGTGCTGGACAGCTTTAAGGATTTCGATACATCGCTTGGACATCTTGGAAGGATACCTGTTATTACATTTGCTAACAGAATCTTTGATTACAAGGAACTGCTTGTTAAGAGATGCATAGATATTTTTGGTGGGATAATCGGAATTGTTATTATGTTTATTGCTATGATTTTCGTAGCACCAGCATTAAAGCTTGAGTCTAAGGGTCCTCTATTTTTTAAACAGAAGAGAGTTGGAAAGAACGGAAGATATTTCTACATATATAAGTTCAGGTCAATGTATGTTGATGCTGAGGACAGGCTTAAGGATTTGATGGAGCAGAATGAGATGTCAGGTCTTATGTTTAAGATGACTGATGATCCAAGAATTACCAAGGTTGGTAAATTTATAAGAAAAACAAGTATTGATGAATTACCGCAGTTCATTAACGTGTTAAAGGGTGACATGAGTCTTGTAGGAACAAGACCGCCTACGGTTAATGAGTTCAAGCAGTATGAAGGACACCATAAGAGAAGACTTTCAATGAAGCCGGGGCTGACAGGCATGTGGCAGGCATACGGAAGGAATACTGTTCAGGATTTTGAAGATGTTGTTAAAATGGATCTTGAATATATAGACAATTGGAACATAGGACTGGATTTCAGAATAATATTTAAGACAATACTTACAGTAATTACTGTTGGTGGCAAGTAA
- a CDS encoding LCP family protein codes for MSSKTAKKRKKKNSQALMISGLVLSAVQFIVSVVMIVFIHYIGLIPTSIKVAAGIILIGCSLITAITQRWKVLGIITKVLSVILSVIMVVGCAYLGFTRGYLGKMTGKKTQTDIVGVYVLSGDVAQSLEEINGYTCGRIPTLDSDNLEKMLDDISNKDVALSYKDYTSIMDAVDALLNKEVKSIIINESYLGVFEDMDGYENLESRIRCIYSEKYVTQVEDSNSKYMSNENVIGIYISGIDTSGPPNTTSRSDVNILLFMNTKTHQILMINTPRDYYVPLSISNGVRDKLTHAGIYGIDCSRETLEMLYGINVEYYLKVNFTGFLNVIDALGGVDITLDYDATLSQTGNLTVHKGVNHFNAQQALTFSRERHAYADGDRQRGKNQMMVINAVIKKMASPSMITNYTSILNTVSDNMITNMSYDKISELAQLQISKNIDWDIQSYSVSGEGASATTFSAGKQKLYVMVPYEDQVKQATAYLEQMCRDEIINVSE; via the coding sequence ATGAGTAGTAAAACAGCGAAAAAGCGTAAGAAGAAAAATAGTCAGGCATTGATGATATCAGGACTTGTATTATCAGCAGTACAGTTTATTGTGTCTGTAGTGATGATAGTATTTATACATTATATTGGATTGATTCCAACATCAATTAAGGTAGCAGCAGGAATTATTCTGATAGGATGTTCTCTTATCACAGCAATAACACAGAGGTGGAAAGTACTAGGTATAATAACTAAAGTATTATCTGTAATACTTTCTGTAATTATGGTTGTTGGATGTGCATACCTTGGATTCACAAGGGGATATCTTGGAAAGATGACTGGTAAAAAGACACAGACAGATATTGTTGGTGTATATGTTTTGTCAGGCGATGTAGCACAGAGTCTTGAAGAGATAAATGGATATACATGTGGCAGAATTCCTACGCTGGATTCAGACAATCTTGAGAAAATGCTTGATGATATCAGCAATAAAGATGTAGCACTTTCTTATAAAGATTATACATCTATTATGGATGCTGTGGATGCACTTTTGAATAAGGAAGTTAAATCCATAATAATCAATGAAAGTTATCTGGGCGTTTTTGAGGATATGGATGGTTATGAGAATCTTGAAAGCAGAATCAGATGTATATATAGTGAAAAGTATGTAACGCAGGTAGAAGACAGCAATTCTAAGTACATGAGTAATGAGAATGTAATAGGAATATATATAAGCGGAATAGATACTTCTGGACCTCCTAATACAACAAGCAGAAGTGATGTTAATATTCTGTTGTTTATGAATACTAAGACACATCAGATTCTTATGATTAATACACCAAGGGATTATTATGTTCCGTTAAGTATATCTAATGGTGTGAGAGATAAGCTTACACATGCCGGAATATATGGAATAGATTGTTCAAGAGAAACATTGGAAATGTTGTATGGAATTAACGTTGAATATTACCTTAAGGTTAATTTCACAGGATTTCTTAATGTAATAGATGCTTTAGGAGGAGTTGACATAACATTAGATTATGATGCAACGCTTTCACAGACTGGCAATCTTACGGTTCATAAAGGTGTTAATCATTTTAATGCACAGCAGGCACTTACTTTCTCAAGAGAAAGACATGCATATGCTGACGGAGACAGACAGCGTGGAAAGAATCAGATGATGGTTATTAACGCTGTAATCAAGAAGATGGCATCACCAAGTATGATAACTAATTACACATCAATCCTTAATACTGTATCGGACAATATGATTACTAATATGTCATACGATAAGATATCTGAACTGGCACAGTTACAGATTAGCAAGAATATTGACTGGGATATCCAGAGTTATAGTGTAAGTGGTGAAGGCGCATCTGCGACAACATTCTCTGCAGGAAAGCAGAAGCTGTATGTCATGGTACCTTATGAAGATCAGGTAAAGCAGGCAACGGCATATCTTGAGCAGATGTGCAGGGATGAGATTATAAATGTTAGTGAGTAG